One window from the genome of Cyclobacterium amurskyense encodes:
- a CDS encoding dipeptidase, translated as MSKRLILDAHLDLSMNAIEWNRDLSRPLSEIRQSEMHMPDKPDRGRGTVCLPELRKGKIGIVVATQLARYSPPDSALSGWNSPQQAWAMTQAQLAWYREMEAQGEMKQILNRKDLDEMVDLWVDDSIPDETKPIGYLLNLEGGDSLVSPSYLDRAYGYGLRALGLSHFGPGRYAPGTKSEGPITELGKELLQKMEGYQMILDVTHLTDQGFEQAMDLYSGPLWASHHNVRKIVPNQRQLTDEQIKKLVNRGAVIGGMLDCWAMDIRFIDTISDPWQLDIKLEHLVDHWDHICQLAGNSEHIGIGSDLDGIFGTEQSPWDLNSIADLQKYEAILDRRGYSSEDIDNIFHGNFLRFLRNSLPES; from the coding sequence ATGAGTAAACGACTGATTCTAGATGCGCATTTGGACTTGTCCATGAATGCCATTGAGTGGAACAGAGATTTGAGTAGACCACTTTCGGAAATTAGGCAATCAGAAATGCACATGCCTGACAAACCCGATAGAGGCCGGGGAACTGTTTGTTTACCTGAGCTTAGAAAAGGTAAGATTGGGATAGTGGTGGCCACGCAATTGGCCCGATATTCTCCGCCCGACTCCGCCCTTTCAGGCTGGAATTCTCCTCAACAAGCATGGGCTATGACACAGGCTCAGTTGGCTTGGTACCGTGAAATGGAGGCTCAGGGAGAAATGAAGCAGATTTTAAATCGGAAAGATTTGGATGAAATGGTGGACTTATGGGTAGATGATTCTATTCCAGATGAAACAAAGCCAATAGGCTACCTGCTCAACCTTGAAGGTGGGGACTCTTTGGTCTCTCCAAGCTATCTAGATAGAGCCTATGGTTACGGATTAAGGGCTTTAGGGCTTTCACATTTTGGTCCTGGAAGGTATGCCCCGGGAACAAAGTCAGAAGGACCTATTACTGAATTGGGTAAAGAATTGCTCCAGAAAATGGAGGGATACCAAATGATATTAGATGTTACGCATTTGACGGATCAGGGATTCGAACAGGCCATGGACTTGTATTCTGGACCACTTTGGGCCAGCCATCACAATGTGCGTAAAATTGTTCCGAATCAACGGCAACTTACCGATGAACAAATCAAGAAGCTGGTGAACCGTGGTGCTGTTATTGGAGGTATGTTGGACTGTTGGGCCATGGATATTCGATTTATTGATACCATTTCAGATCCCTGGCAGTTGGATATCAAATTGGAGCATCTGGTAGACCATTGGGACCATATATGTCAATTGGCAGGAAATAGCGAACACATAGGTATAGGTAGCGATTTGGATGGTATTTTTGGTACCGAGCAATCTCCCTGGGACCTTAATTCCATAGCCGACCTTCAAAAATATGAAGCGATTTTAGATAGAAGAGGCTATTCCTCTGAAGATATTGATAATATATTCCATGGTAATTTCCTGCGGTTTTTAAGAAACTCATTGCCCGAAAGTTAA